In Candidatus Limnocylindrales bacterium, a single window of DNA contains:
- a CDS encoding sigma 54-interacting transcriptional regulator has product MTVLAGTPPLSADRLRQVLEAAARQAGGEPLDALARVLAQELGVDAAAMRELVRFLDERVRQSEQQFRDLFEEAPIAYVYEETSSRFVSANRAFLDLLGIKPEEVTQTYGLSLVAPVQDVQEKVHASLAAEQSGQERGAIEIELRRKDTGAPVWVQRYSRPLPDGKHTRTMIIDITARVLAEREKARLQQQNRYLQEEINTGYNFEEIVGRSPQIRETLRLIEQVAPTDSTVLILGETGTGKELVARAIHGASRRKGRPLIKLNCAALPTNLVESELFGHEKGAFTGATEKRVGRFSLADGGTIFLDEIGEMPPEVQVKLLRVLQEREFEPLGSTRTQRVDVRVIAATNRDLRKAVAEGKFRADLFYRLHVFPLHVPSLAARQEDIPLLVHYFVNKYAAKIGRRIASVEPQTMQRLIAYRWPGNIRELENVIERAIILSPGESLIVSPDMLPGAAAVAAAEAFRHLPASAISAADAETAAEGAGVARLADHQRQHILDVLRETGWVIEGERGAALRLGLHPNTLRSRMKKLGIRRDGG; this is encoded by the coding sequence ATGACGGTCCTGGCCGGCACGCCACCGCTCAGCGCCGACCGGCTCCGGCAGGTCCTCGAAGCGGCCGCGCGGCAGGCGGGAGGCGAGCCGCTGGATGCGCTGGCACGCGTGCTCGCGCAGGAGCTCGGCGTGGACGCCGCTGCGATGCGCGAGCTGGTGCGGTTCCTCGACGAGCGCGTGCGCCAGTCCGAGCAGCAGTTCCGCGACCTGTTCGAGGAAGCTCCCATCGCCTACGTCTACGAAGAGACGAGCTCGCGCTTCGTCAGCGCCAACCGTGCTTTCCTGGATCTGCTCGGCATCAAGCCCGAGGAGGTCACGCAGACCTACGGCCTGTCGCTGGTGGCGCCGGTGCAGGACGTGCAGGAGAAGGTGCACGCGTCGCTTGCGGCCGAGCAGAGCGGCCAGGAGCGCGGCGCCATCGAGATCGAGCTGCGCCGCAAGGACACCGGCGCGCCGGTGTGGGTGCAGCGCTACTCGCGGCCGCTCCCCGACGGCAAGCACACGCGCACGATGATCATCGACATCACCGCGCGCGTGCTCGCCGAACGCGAGAAGGCGCGTCTACAGCAGCAGAACCGCTACCTGCAGGAAGAGATCAACACCGGCTACAACTTCGAGGAGATCGTCGGGCGATCGCCGCAGATCCGGGAGACGCTGCGTCTGATCGAGCAGGTCGCACCGACCGACAGCACCGTGCTCATTCTCGGCGAGACCGGCACCGGCAAGGAGCTCGTGGCGCGCGCCATCCACGGCGCCTCGCGGCGCAAGGGCCGGCCGCTGATCAAGCTCAACTGTGCGGCGCTCCCCACCAACCTCGTCGAGAGCGAGCTGTTCGGACACGAGAAGGGCGCGTTCACCGGCGCCACCGAGAAGCGGGTGGGGCGTTTCTCACTGGCCGACGGCGGCACCATCTTCCTCGACGAGATCGGCGAGATGCCCCCCGAGGTGCAGGTCAAGCTGCTGCGCGTCCTGCAGGAGCGCGAGTTCGAGCCGCTCGGATCCACGCGCACGCAGCGCGTGGACGTGCGCGTCATCGCCGCAACCAACCGCGACCTGCGCAAGGCCGTGGCCGAGGGAAAGTTCCGCGCCGATCTCTTCTACCGCCTGCACGTCTTCCCGCTTCACGTTCCGTCGCTGGCGGCGCGGCAGGAGGACATACCCCTGCTCGTGCACTACTTCGTCAACAAATACGCCGCCAAGATCGGCCGGCGCATCGCGTCGGTCGAGCCGCAGACGATGCAGCGGCTGATTGCCTACCGCTGGCCCGGCAACATCCGCGAACTCGAGAACGTGATCGAGCGCGCCATCATCCTGTCGCCGGGCGAGAGCCTGATTGTCTCGCCCGACATGCTGCCAGGTGCGGCCGCCGTCGCCGCCGCGGAGGCTTTCCGCCACCTGCCGGCCTCCGCCATCTCCGCGGCCGATGCCGAGACGGCAGCCGAGGGCGCCGGCGTCGCCAGGCTGGCCGATCATCAGCGGCAGCACATTCTCGACGTCCTGCGAGAGACGGGCTGGGTGATCGAGGGCGAGCGCGGCGCAGCGCTGCGGCTGGGGCTCCATCCGAACACGCTCCGAAGCCGGATGAAGAAGCTCGGCATACGGCGCGACGGCGGCTGA
- a CDS encoding CAP domain-containing protein produces the protein MLTAAAARAELSAGRGGSDAQAAGHAAAAAPAAAMAWDGADRTEVAVAFARHYLPAQDYETHLGWTGDVGQCMSGAPSQLFLDRTMSRVNYFRAQAGIAADVQGDAALDAQCQQAALVMARQGQTSHYPADDFPGNPCLSDAADTAAAKSNLLLDSIGPPAIDRLMKDPGVSNRYVGHRRWLLYPRQQVMGNGAIPAAGAYRAAHCNHVIGGFKPSQPTQAVPWPNEGFVPWQVVPNDGDDPPRWSFSYAGAGFASATVSVEKLGADGGMMAVTREQVGNGYGDNTLVWKIDGVPASAPEQDTTYRVTIGGVTGAGQSSFVYDVTVIDPYDLGLDLQPHGPEEPVVGGESVYGFGGFEHADGFDVRVARASDGDWLEGAESASAPVIDQTTGAYDLRTTLVKASGQKSFHLTAPSLQEPEQAFIIDRIVVPSAASTLRFKNLRRCASQTSALHAQVSRDGQSWRTLWSRTGQALILCSSADWDAGFQSVSASFPADLVGQTVQVRFLYRIAGPLVFGGTGSSLGFFIDDIEVSGSRELVDASETELPAGATSFSLTPQHEEELWLQVRPRVADVRYGYGTPAVVFAVEGEVLCGDGSGDGEITASDALLALKAAVGAASCVLAVCDVNDSGGLTASDALLVLKFAVGGAVTLDCPMP, from the coding sequence TTGCTCACGGCGGCCGCGGCGCGTGCAGAGCTGAGCGCCGGCCGCGGCGGCAGCGATGCGCAGGCCGCCGGCCACGCTGCAGCTGCTGCGCCGGCCGCCGCCATGGCGTGGGACGGCGCCGACCGCACCGAAGTGGCGGTGGCGTTCGCCCGCCACTACCTGCCGGCGCAGGACTACGAGACGCACCTGGGTTGGACCGGCGACGTCGGCCAGTGCATGTCCGGCGCTCCTTCGCAGCTGTTCCTCGATCGGACGATGTCGCGGGTGAACTACTTCCGCGCCCAGGCGGGCATCGCCGCAGACGTCCAGGGCGACGCGGCGCTGGATGCTCAGTGCCAGCAGGCGGCGCTGGTGATGGCCCGTCAGGGCCAGACGTCGCACTATCCGGCCGACGACTTTCCGGGCAATCCCTGTCTCTCCGACGCCGCCGACACGGCCGCCGCCAAGTCCAACCTGCTGCTCGACTCCATCGGGCCACCTGCCATCGACCGCCTGATGAAGGATCCGGGCGTGAGCAACCGCTATGTCGGCCACCGTCGCTGGCTGCTCTATCCGCGCCAGCAGGTCATGGGCAACGGCGCCATCCCCGCCGCCGGCGCCTACCGCGCCGCGCACTGCAATCACGTCATCGGCGGCTTCAAGCCGTCGCAGCCGACGCAGGCGGTGCCATGGCCGAACGAGGGCTTCGTGCCGTGGCAGGTCGTTCCCAACGACGGCGACGACCCCCCGCGCTGGTCCTTCTCCTACGCGGGCGCCGGCTTCGCGTCGGCCACGGTGTCGGTGGAGAAGCTCGGCGCCGATGGCGGCATGATGGCGGTGACACGGGAGCAGGTCGGCAACGGCTACGGCGACAACACGCTCGTCTGGAAGATCGACGGCGTGCCTGCCTCCGCGCCCGAACAGGATACGACGTACCGCGTGACCATCGGCGGCGTCACCGGCGCGGGCCAGTCCAGCTTCGTCTACGACGTCACGGTCATCGATCCCTACGATCTGGGCCTCGACCTGCAGCCGCACGGGCCCGAGGAGCCGGTCGTCGGCGGAGAGTCCGTCTACGGCTTCGGTGGCTTCGAGCATGCCGACGGTTTCGACGTCCGCGTGGCACGCGCGTCCGATGGCGACTGGCTGGAAGGCGCCGAGAGCGCATCGGCTCCCGTGATCGATCAGACCACCGGCGCCTACGATCTGCGCACGACCCTGGTCAAGGCGAGCGGACAGAAGTCGTTCCATCTGACGGCGCCGAGCCTGCAGGAGCCGGAGCAGGCGTTCATCATCGACAGGATCGTGGTGCCGTCGGCGGCCAGCACGCTGCGCTTCAAGAACCTTCGTCGCTGCGCTTCGCAGACATCGGCGCTGCATGCCCAGGTGTCGCGCGATGGACAGTCGTGGCGCACGCTGTGGTCGCGCACGGGGCAGGCGCTGATCCTGTGCTCCTCCGCCGACTGGGACGCCGGGTTCCAGAGCGTCTCGGCCTCATTTCCCGCCGATCTCGTCGGACAGACGGTGCAGGTGCGGTTCCTGTACAGAATCGCGGGGCCGCTGGTGTTCGGCGGGACCGGCTCGAGCCTCGGGTTCTTCATCGACGACATCGAGGTATCCGGCTCGCGCGAGCTGGTGGATGCGAGCGAGACGGAGCTGCCGGCGGGCGCGACATCCTTTTCCCTGACGCCGCAGCACGAAGAAGAGCTGTGGCTGCAGGTGCGGCCGCGCGTGGCGGACGTGCGCTACGGCTACGGAACGCCGGCGGTGGTCTTTGCCGTCGAAGGCGAGGTGTTGTGCGGCGACGGGAGCGGCGACGGCGAAATCACCGCCAGCGACGCGCTGCTGGCGCTGAAGGCCGCGGTCGGCGCGGCAAGTTGCGTACTGGCGGTGTGCGACGTCAATGACAGCGGCGGCCTGACCGCCAGCGACGCCCTGCTGGTTCTGAAGTTCGCCGTCGGCGGCGCCGTCACGCTCGACTGCCCGATGCCCTGA
- a CDS encoding porin family protein: MKRTGTCLLSTLLLLGSASLATAGAYGEEETAETPAAPSAPAPAAAATDTVVEAKYGEPGGYIEVGGSYVVQVFDEDAGIKGVPLDDTDNTGGYEIRAGYRVNNWLGIEAEWEQFLHFKNVNLRDTGCTVDCGANLDMWSLMMNAKFFPLRGRFQPYGIVGIGVAKAEFETSLPIGKQDEHGFAARFGVGVDVYITEQIGLAFEADYILPTGDAHEFDVIPFSGSIFYRFG, encoded by the coding sequence ATGAAGCGGACCGGGACTTGTTTACTTTCCACCTTGCTTCTTCTCGGCAGCGCCAGCCTGGCAACGGCCGGCGCGTACGGCGAGGAAGAGACCGCCGAGACGCCGGCGGCCCCTTCGGCTCCGGCGCCGGCGGCAGCCGCCACCGATACCGTCGTGGAGGCGAAGTACGGCGAGCCCGGCGGCTACATCGAAGTCGGCGGCTCCTACGTCGTGCAGGTGTTCGATGAGGACGCCGGCATCAAGGGCGTGCCGCTCGACGACACCGACAACACCGGCGGCTACGAGATCCGCGCCGGCTACCGCGTCAACAACTGGCTGGGCATCGAGGCGGAGTGGGAGCAGTTCCTCCACTTCAAGAACGTCAACCTGCGCGACACCGGATGCACGGTCGACTGCGGCGCCAATCTGGACATGTGGAGCCTGATGATGAACGCCAAGTTCTTCCCGCTCCGCGGCCGTTTCCAGCCCTACGGCATCGTCGGCATCGGCGTGGCCAAGGCCGAGTTCGAAACCAGCCTTCCCATCGGAAAGCAGGATGAGCACGGCTTTGCCGCCCGTTTCGGCGTGGGCGTCGACGTCTACATCACCGAACAGATCGGTCTGGCCTTCGAGGCCGACTACATCCTGCCCACCGGCGACGCCCACGAGTTCGACGTCATTCCGTTCAGCGGAAGCATCTTCTACCGCTTCGGCTGA
- a CDS encoding ATP-binding protein, which produces MTSTPPTTGHAGTLPVAAEYAEYAAPAPVPAEPSGPSREALAPLLLRRFRHVIWVTIVATSAYGVIHLAFDESHLFILFASKAVQILSAIVGYLVARRTPERRIIVPCMVGIACTMHIVTGITGAVVQDLGTTNLVFMMVALASSSYLPWGWVSQLVTVIVAAIAAAFMIVFGGSTGVHGATYQYFTLLLAFGASVLSAREVEKDTLAELREQAAVRALADSRAALERVLRQFNRELEFKVRSRTAELETANGELEAFAYSVSHDLRTPLRSIEGFATLLANDHGEELTPPALSHLARIQKASRNMSRLIDDLLTLSRVVRSELHLQRVDVTALFREVAEEIAARWPGRDVDFQVDDGLVADADPRLLRIVIVNLIDNAWKYTSRCQSARIHVSADRLDNETVFFVRDDGCGFDMRFVHKLFQPFQRLHPPTEYEGTGIGLATVARIVSRHGGRVAAEGKVGSGATFRFTLAAPMAREVAAA; this is translated from the coding sequence GTGACGAGCACGCCGCCGACCACCGGACATGCAGGGACCCTGCCGGTCGCGGCCGAGTACGCCGAGTACGCCGCGCCAGCACCGGTGCCGGCGGAGCCTTCCGGTCCGTCGCGAGAGGCGCTGGCGCCGCTGCTGCTGCGCCGCTTCCGCCACGTGATATGGGTGACGATCGTGGCCACCTCGGCCTACGGTGTCATTCACCTCGCATTCGACGAGTCGCACCTCTTCATCCTGTTCGCTTCCAAGGCCGTCCAGATCCTGTCCGCGATCGTCGGCTACCTGGTCGCCCGGCGCACGCCCGAGCGGCGCATCATCGTGCCGTGCATGGTGGGCATCGCCTGCACGATGCACATCGTCACCGGCATCACCGGAGCGGTGGTGCAGGACCTGGGCACGACCAATCTCGTCTTCATGATGGTTGCGCTGGCCTCCTCGAGCTATCTGCCGTGGGGCTGGGTTTCGCAGCTGGTCACCGTGATCGTGGCCGCCATCGCGGCGGCCTTCATGATCGTGTTCGGCGGCAGCACCGGCGTTCATGGTGCGACTTATCAGTACTTCACGCTGCTGCTGGCGTTCGGCGCCTCCGTGCTGAGCGCGCGCGAGGTGGAGAAGGACACGCTCGCCGAGCTGCGCGAGCAGGCCGCCGTCCGCGCGCTGGCCGACAGCCGTGCCGCGCTCGAGCGTGTTCTTCGCCAGTTCAACCGCGAGCTCGAATTCAAGGTGCGCTCGCGTACGGCCGAGCTGGAGACGGCCAATGGAGAGCTGGAGGCGTTCGCCTATTCCGTCTCGCACGACCTGCGCACGCCCCTGCGCTCCATCGAAGGCTTCGCCACGCTGCTGGCCAACGACCACGGCGAAGAGCTGACCCCGCCGGCTCTCTCGCATCTGGCGCGCATCCAGAAGGCCAGCCGCAACATGTCGCGGCTCATCGACGATCTTCTGACGCTCTCACGCGTCGTGCGCAGCGAGCTGCACCTGCAGAGGGTGGACGTCACGGCGCTGTTCCGGGAGGTGGCCGAAGAGATTGCGGCGCGGTGGCCGGGCCGCGACGTCGACTTCCAGGTCGATGACGGCCTGGTGGCGGACGCCGACCCGCGCCTGCTGCGCATCGTCATCGTCAACCTGATCGACAATGCCTGGAAGTACACGAGCCGCTGCCAGAGCGCGCGCATCCACGTCAGTGCCGACCGCCTCGACAACGAAACGGTCTTCTTCGTGCGCGACGACGGCTGCGGCTTCGACATGCGTTTCGTGCACAAGCTCTTCCAGCCCTTCCAGCGCCTGCACCCTCCGACCGAATACGAAGGCACCGGGATCGGTCTGGCCACGGTGGCCCGCATCGTCAGCCGCCATGGCGGCCGCGTGGCCGCCGAAGGCAAGGTCGGCAGCGGCGCCACGTTCCGCTTCACGCTGGCCGCCCCGATGGCTCGCGAAGTCGCGGCCGCCTGA
- a CDS encoding magnesium transporter, whose protein sequence is MAADSPLTAESARTAESPTDPVRLREIEREIARGSAQTAYAQLADEPDSVVAEMLTRMMPPHALRILGKFRDRRRDAILARVPESRRRQWEVNASYPDNTVGRLMAEPVGVFPPHTTIRDAVVELREQVKTAFITYIHVTDADRRLLGVVVMREMLLADPSLTLADIMIREPFSLSANMAVAEAMHEAVQRHYPVYPVCDEEGRLVGLVRGEDLFQQRVFQLVVQAGSMVGVEKEERLSTPWPRALRLRNPWLLLNLLTAFAAGAVVGVFEATIDRIVTLAAFLPILAGQSGNTGCQALAVTLRGMTLGELAERSPITVVAKEAALGILNGVVVGALAGLAMYITAGDESNPLALAGIVFVAMVGSCMCSGISGAMVPIALRRLGADPATASSIFLTTATDIVSMGLLLGLATVFLL, encoded by the coding sequence ATGGCCGCCGACAGTCCCTTGACCGCCGAGAGCGCACGAACGGCCGAGAGCCCGACCGATCCGGTACGCCTGCGCGAGATCGAGCGCGAGATCGCGCGCGGCTCGGCACAGACAGCCTACGCGCAGCTCGCCGACGAGCCCGACTCGGTCGTGGCCGAGATGCTCACGCGCATGATGCCGCCGCACGCGCTGCGCATCCTCGGCAAGTTCCGTGACCGCCGGCGCGACGCGATCCTGGCGCGCGTGCCGGAGTCGCGCCGGCGGCAATGGGAGGTCAACGCCAGCTACCCCGACAACACCGTCGGGCGCCTCATGGCCGAGCCCGTCGGCGTCTTTCCGCCGCACACGACGATCCGGGATGCGGTCGTGGAGCTGCGCGAGCAGGTCAAGACGGCCTTCATCACCTACATCCACGTCACCGACGCCGACCGCCGCCTTCTCGGCGTCGTGGTCATGCGCGAGATGCTGCTGGCCGACCCGTCGCTGACGCTGGCCGACATCATGATCCGCGAGCCGTTCTCGCTCTCGGCGAACATGGCGGTGGCCGAGGCGATGCACGAAGCCGTGCAGCGGCATTATCCCGTCTATCCCGTGTGCGACGAGGAGGGGCGCCTCGTGGGCCTGGTGCGAGGCGAGGATCTGTTCCAGCAGCGCGTGTTCCAGCTCGTCGTGCAGGCCGGCAGCATGGTCGGCGTCGAGAAGGAGGAGCGCCTGTCGACGCCGTGGCCGCGCGCGCTGCGGCTGCGCAACCCGTGGCTGCTGCTGAACCTGCTGACCGCGTTCGCCGCCGGTGCGGTGGTGGGAGTCTTCGAGGCGACCATCGACAGGATCGTGACGCTGGCGGCGTTTCTTCCCATCCTGGCCGGGCAGTCGGGCAACACCGGATGTCAGGCGCTCGCGGTGACGCTGCGCGGAATGACCCTGGGCGAGCTGGCCGAGCGAAGTCCCATCACCGTCGTGGCCAAGGAAGCCGCGCTCGGCATCCTCAACGGTGTCGTCGTGGGCGCGCTGGCCGGGCTGGCGATGTACATCACGGCCGGCGACGAGAGCAATCCGCTGGCGCTGGCGGGAATCGTCTTCGTCGCGATGGTGGGAAGCTGCATGTGCAGCGGCATCTCCGGAGCGATGGTGCCCATCGCGCTGCGGCGCCTCGGCGCCGATCCGGCCACGGCCTCGAGCATCTTCCTGACCACCGCCACCGACATCGTCAGCATGGGCCTGCTGCTCGGGCTCGCCACCGTCTTTCTGCTCTAG
- a CDS encoding NYN domain-containing protein has product MADETLIAVFVDFENLAIGARDLHSDEFRIELVLKRLLEKGRIVYKRAYCDWQRYRGAIRDFHAQGIELIDIPASKHSGKNSADIRMVCDALDLCHSKGHIDVFALLSGDSDFSPLVSKLKENDKRVIGCGVKASTSDLLVSSCDEFLYYDDLVRTADKKKPRSRGGRGRTRREPASDGHQEALDMLLAIVSSLEEDYDPVWGSLVKQTLRRVYPDFREERYGYSGFADLLRDAESRELIALDYDEGRGNFKIRSKA; this is encoded by the coding sequence ATGGCCGACGAAACCCTGATCGCGGTCTTCGTGGATTTCGAGAACCTGGCCATCGGCGCTCGCGACCTGCACAGCGACGAGTTCCGCATCGAGCTGGTGCTGAAGCGGCTGCTCGAGAAGGGCCGGATCGTCTACAAGCGCGCGTACTGCGACTGGCAGCGCTACCGCGGCGCGATCCGGGACTTCCACGCGCAGGGAATCGAGCTGATCGACATCCCTGCCAGCAAGCACAGCGGCAAGAATTCCGCCGACATCCGCATGGTCTGCGACGCCCTCGATCTGTGCCATTCCAAGGGCCACATCGACGTGTTCGCGCTGCTGTCGGGCGACAGCGATTTCTCGCCGCTGGTCTCCAAGCTCAAGGAGAACGACAAGCGCGTCATCGGCTGCGGCGTCAAGGCCTCGACCTCCGACCTGCTGGTCTCCAGCTGCGACGAGTTCCTCTATTACGACGACCTGGTGCGCACGGCCGACAAGAAGAAGCCGCGCTCTCGCGGCGGCCGCGGCCGCACCCGGCGCGAGCCGGCCAGCGACGGGCATCAGGAGGCGCTGGACATGCTGCTCGCCATCGTTTCCTCGCTCGAGGAGGACTACGATCCGGTCTGGGGCTCGCTGGTCAAGCAGACGCTGCGGCGCGTGTACCCCGACTTCCGCGAAGAACGCTACGGCTACTCCGGCTTCGCCGATCTGCTGCGCGACGCCGAGTCGCGCGAGTTGATCGCGCTCGATTACGACGAGGGCCGCGGCAACTTCAAGATCCGCAGCAAGGCCTGA
- a CDS encoding DUF1566 domain-containing protein: MRTAAPLLLAALLWMPAPAHAALPKCGDVNDNGSINASDALAALQRAVDDGTELDCGPRGKLLRTGQTACFDAEGAEVSCEGSPQAGAVNRGIARSSSDNDDGTITDEVTGLVWEKLSDDGSIHDRDTLLTWEEAFDKIDQLNAAELGGHDDWRLPNAFELLTLANLGRTDPAYYAAHFAKNCEPDCSAQECSCVPSSNDSWSSTTYVAEPDRAWLVSAADGRLFSDEKSALHTVRAVRGGYIVESTGSAAGAEQAQDAGSPCGDVDLSHTVTASDALAILKAAVGQEIELRCSPRAETLQTGQTECYDSGGAQVPCAGTGQDGELRMGAPRAFRDNGDGTITDLATGLMWEKLADDGTIHDMDNAYTWADAFADKIIQLNTTMFAGYDNWRLPNIFELVTLLDLGSADTALHAIFSAKSCDDGCSVTMCSCAPSHPEQWSSSTYAAAPAMAWAMHLDDGATVPQAKSETAAVRAVRAGN, translated from the coding sequence ATGCGAACCGCAGCCCCCCTTCTCCTTGCCGCTCTTCTTTGGATGCCAGCGCCGGCGCACGCCGCCCTTCCCAAGTGCGGTGACGTCAACGACAACGGCTCGATCAACGCGTCCGATGCGCTGGCTGCGCTGCAACGCGCGGTCGACGACGGAACCGAGCTGGATTGCGGCCCGCGCGGAAAGCTGCTGCGGACGGGGCAGACGGCATGCTTCGACGCCGAGGGAGCCGAGGTCAGCTGCGAGGGCTCTCCCCAGGCCGGTGCGGTCAATCGCGGCATCGCGCGCAGCTCGTCGGACAATGACGACGGCACCATCACCGACGAGGTCACCGGCCTGGTGTGGGAGAAGCTGTCCGACGATGGAAGCATCCACGACCGCGACACCCTGCTGACGTGGGAGGAGGCGTTCGACAAGATCGATCAGCTCAACGCCGCCGAACTGGGAGGCCACGACGACTGGCGCCTGCCCAACGCCTTCGAGCTGCTGACGCTCGCCAACCTCGGCCGAACCGACCCTGCCTACTACGCGGCGCATTTCGCGAAGAACTGCGAGCCCGATTGCAGCGCGCAGGAGTGCAGCTGCGTGCCCTCCTCCAACGACAGCTGGTCCTCGACCACGTACGTGGCCGAGCCCGATCGCGCCTGGCTGGTCAGCGCCGCCGATGGGCGGCTGTTCTCCGATGAAAAATCGGCGTTGCACACGGTGCGCGCGGTGCGCGGCGGCTACATCGTCGAGAGCACCGGATCGGCCGCCGGCGCCGAGCAGGCCCAGGATGCAGGGTCGCCGTGCGGCGACGTCGACCTCAGCCACACGGTCACCGCCTCCGACGCCCTCGCCATCCTCAAGGCCGCCGTCGGTCAGGAGATCGAGCTGCGCTGCTCGCCGCGCGCGGAGACGCTGCAGACCGGGCAGACCGAGTGCTACGACAGCGGCGGTGCGCAAGTGCCGTGCGCCGGCACGGGGCAGGACGGCGAGCTTCGCATGGGCGCGCCACGCGCCTTCCGCGACAACGGCGACGGCACCATCACCGACCTGGCGACCGGGCTGATGTGGGAGAAGCTCGCCGATGACGGCACGATCCACGACATGGACAACGCTTACACGTGGGCCGACGCGTTCGCGGACAAGATCATCCAGCTCAACACGACGATGTTCGCCGGCTACGACAACTGGCGGCTGCCGAACATCTTCGAGCTCGTCACGCTCCTCGATCTCGGCTCCGCCGATACGGCGCTGCACGCGATCTTCAGCGCCAAGAGCTGCGACGACGGCTGCTCGGTGACGATGTGCAGCTGCGCGCCGAGTCATCCGGAGCAGTGGTCGTCGTCCACCTATGCGGCGGCACCGGCAATGGCCTGGGCAATGCACCTGGACGACGGCGCGACGGTGCCGCAGGCCAAGTCGGAGACGGCAGCGGTGCGGGCGGTGCGCGCCGGCAACTGA